The Fibrobacter sp. genome window below encodes:
- a CDS encoding radical SAM protein, whose protein sequence is MGCNFRCGHCGSSCEGALPGQLTTEEALDLCDQIADIGLKWITLSGGEPLTRHDTPELVKRLSDNGVLVNIITNGWLLDQKMAQKLKESGISTVAISIDGTPEIHDKIRKKGAFEHARQAFDAMKKLGIRTGAVTTITKQNLDILPAMKEELIGMGVDTWQVQIGLPMGNLKQRPDWLLEPKQMRDIIDFCYNTAKEGRIGIYPADCIGYYSMKELETKRISYKSNSYSMWDGCNAGVRGFGILHNGDILGCTSIRSKEFIEGNIRERKLRDIWEDEHAFLWRRQMAKEKLSGACKKCVYGSKCLGGCPNTRLTMKGSIYAENEYCAYNLSLKEMEAKYSKCESAPALRELADSLIPQGDFQEASFALKRAQELEPENADTYRAMGYSEFMCGNYEACLAANEKALEINSRDSYSMGGKALALFRLGEKEKGLQIMQEAVALSGGQDPNLLHDLRYMTSNMSASAK, encoded by the coding sequence ATGGGTTGCAACTTTCGGTGCGGACATTGCGGCTCTTCGTGCGAGGGCGCGCTTCCGGGACAGTTGACTACCGAAGAAGCACTCGATTTATGTGACCAGATTGCGGATATCGGGCTGAAATGGATAACCTTGTCTGGAGGTGAACCCCTTACGAGGCACGATACCCCGGAACTGGTGAAGCGGCTTTCTGACAATGGCGTTTTGGTGAACATTATCACGAACGGCTGGCTTCTCGATCAAAAGATGGCCCAGAAGCTAAAGGAAAGCGGAATATCGACGGTTGCGATAAGCATTGACGGCACTCCAGAAATTCATGACAAAATCAGGAAGAAAGGGGCTTTCGAGCACGCACGGCAGGCTTTTGACGCAATGAAGAAATTGGGCATAAGGACCGGCGCGGTCACGACCATCACGAAGCAGAATCTGGATATCCTTCCGGCGATGAAGGAGGAACTGATCGGCATGGGCGTCGACACCTGGCAGGTGCAAATCGGCTTGCCGATGGGAAACCTGAAACAGCGTCCAGACTGGCTCTTGGAACCTAAGCAGATGAGGGATATCATAGACTTCTGCTACAATACGGCGAAAGAGGGTAGGATTGGCATCTATCCGGCCGATTGCATCGGGTATTATTCGATGAAGGAACTTGAGACCAAGCGCATTTCTTACAAGTCCAATTCATATTCCATGTGGGACGGCTGCAATGCGGGCGTACGCGGTTTCGGCATTCTGCACAATGGCGATATCTTGGGCTGTACCTCGATTCGTTCGAAGGAATTCATCGAGGGCAACATTCGCGAAAGGAAACTGCGCGACATCTGGGAAGATGAACACGCTTTCTTGTGGAGGCGTCAGATGGCGAAGGAAAAGCTTTCGGGTGCCTGCAAAAAATGCGTTTACGGTTCCAAATGCCTTGGCGGCTGCCCGAACACGCGCCTCACGATGAAGGGCAGCATTTATGCGGAAAACGAATATTGCGCCTACAACCTTTCGCTCAAGGAAATGGAAGCGAAGTATTCCAAGTGCGAGAGCGCGCCCGCGTTGCGTGAATTGGCCGATTCGCTGATACCGCAGGGCGATTTCCAGGAAGCGTCGTTTGCTTTGAAGCGGGCGCAGGAGCTGGAGCCTGAAAACGCAGATACCTACAGGGCAATGGGGTACAGCGAGTTCATGTGCGGTAACTACGAAGCATGCCTTGCGGCAAACGAGAAGGCGCTGGAAATCAACAGCAGAGATTCCTACTCCATGGGTGGCAAAGCACTTGCGTTGTTCCGCCTTGGAGAAAAGGAAAAAGGCTTGCAAATCATGCAGGAAGCGGTAGCCTTGTCTGGCGGGCAGGATCCGAACCTGCTGCATGACTTGAGGTACATGACCAGCAACATGTCCGCATCCGCAAAATAA
- a CDS encoding sodium-dependent transporter, protein MEKNRENWGSKIGVILAVAGSAVGLGNFLRFPVQAATNGGGAFIIPYLIAFVFLGIPLAWIEWTLGRYAGYHNYGTSPSTYHIIFQKKKPWAKYLGSLGLLPPIFIIFYYGFIQSWILAFAFYSATGTLMEVVAQGPEKMTEFFGNYIMLKTCVGGIPVAIIFFLVTFAANMVVLSFGVRKGIERANKICMPILLILGLVLVVRVLTLPGIGKGLAFMWNPDLSELASPKVWMAAAGQVFFTMSLGMAIIFCYASYLKPKEDLVLSSLTASATNGFAEVIIGGTVVIPMAVLIAGANIEECAKLGTFGLGFQTMPYVFGTLPFGGILQTVWFSMLFFAGITSAISIIQPLISFCEDDLKFTRKKSVTTVSTITFIGSLTAIFGLAAGTVDELDFWGGTYLIVFVGMIQAVLFSFVLGRRKAKDAQANGDLPAEVNVEPGENEAFATMNDGAQLKLPRFLRPIIMYVCPIYLIVLLVSFTATDGLPFITLSNVDPAATVDFLGHTFSKVGFTWAFRGFLLLLFILLNVAIAYAWRKGGPAEKGRSKDIKKMPLGNSDETDSAADAVKEN, encoded by the coding sequence ATGGAAAAAAATCGTGAAAACTGGGGCTCCAAAATAGGAGTCATCCTGGCTGTCGCTGGTTCGGCGGTCGGTCTCGGCAACTTTTTGCGCTTCCCTGTCCAGGCGGCAACAAATGGCGGTGGCGCGTTTATCATCCCCTACCTCATCGCGTTCGTGTTCCTCGGGATTCCCCTCGCATGGATAGAATGGACCCTCGGGCGCTACGCCGGATACCACAACTACGGAACCTCCCCGAGCACCTACCATATCATTTTCCAAAAGAAGAAGCCCTGGGCCAAGTACCTCGGCTCCCTCGGGCTTTTGCCGCCCATCTTCATCATCTTCTACTACGGATTCATCCAGTCGTGGATTCTCGCGTTCGCCTTCTACTCGGCAACAGGCACCTTGATGGAAGTCGTCGCGCAGGGCCCCGAAAAGATGACGGAGTTCTTCGGCAACTACATCATGCTCAAGACCTGCGTCGGCGGCATACCCGTAGCAATCATATTCTTCCTCGTCACGTTCGCGGCGAACATGGTCGTGCTATCGTTCGGCGTGCGCAAGGGCATTGAACGCGCGAACAAGATTTGCATGCCCATCCTCCTGATTTTGGGCCTCGTGCTGGTGGTGCGCGTACTTACGCTCCCGGGCATCGGCAAGGGCCTCGCGTTCATGTGGAACCCAGACCTCTCCGAACTCGCAAGCCCCAAGGTGTGGATGGCGGCGGCAGGCCAGGTGTTCTTCACCATGAGCCTCGGCATGGCCATCATCTTCTGCTACGCAAGCTACCTCAAGCCCAAGGAAGACCTCGTGCTTTCTTCGCTTACCGCAAGCGCCACGAACGGCTTTGCCGAAGTGATTATCGGCGGTACGGTCGTCATCCCGATGGCGGTGCTCATCGCGGGCGCGAACATCGAGGAATGCGCCAAGCTCGGTACCTTCGGGCTCGGGTTCCAGACGATGCCTTACGTGTTCGGCACGCTCCCGTTTGGCGGCATATTGCAGACGGTCTGGTTCTCCATGCTGTTCTTCGCGGGCATCACGAGTGCGATTTCCATTATCCAGCCGCTCATCAGCTTCTGCGAAGACGACCTCAAGTTTACGCGTAAAAAGTCCGTGACCACGGTCAGCACCATCACCTTTATCGGCAGCCTCACCGCCATCTTCGGCCTTGCCGCCGGTACGGTCGACGAACTCGACTTCTGGGGCGGTACGTACCTCATCGTATTCGTGGGCATGATTCAGGCCGTTCTCTTCAGCTTTGTGCTCGGGCGCCGCAAGGCGAAGGACGCTCAGGCCAACGGAGACCTCCCCGCCGAAGTGAACGTCGAACCGGGTGAAAACGAGGCTTTCGCCACGATGAACGACGGAGCCCAGCTCAAGCTTCCGCGCTTCTTGCGCCCCATCATCATGTACGTGTGCCCGATTTACCTGATCGTGCTGCTTGTCTCGTTCACGGCGACAGACGGCCTCCCGTTCATCACGCTCAGCAACGTGGATCCGGCCGCGACCGTGGACTTCCTCGGGCATACCTTCTCGAAGGTCGGCTTCACCTGGGCATTCCGCGGGTTCCTGCTTTTGCTCTTTATCCTCCTGAACGTCGCCATCGCCTACGCCTGGCGCAAGGGCGGCCCTGCCGAAAAAGGGCGCAGCAAGGATATCAAGAAAATGCCTCTCGGCAATTCCGACGAAACCGACAGCGCGGCCGACGCCGTAAAGGAGAACTAG
- a CDS encoding aconitate hydratase — translation VHCDHLIIAREGAEKDLPRAKEESKEVYDFLQSVSAKYGIDCWLPGAGIIHQVVLENYAFPGGMMIGTDSHTVNAGGLGMLAIGVGGADAVDAMVGLPWELKYPKMIGVKLTGKLRGFATAKDIILKLAGILTVKGGTNAIIEYFGEGARSLSATGKATIANMGAEVGATCSTFSYDDSMSRYLKVTGRADVAAAADKIAEHLKADPEVEANPEKFFDRVVEINLDELVPHYNGPFSPDRAFAVTDMAESIKATETKAESTPVVSAALIGSCTNSSYEDLFMAANMIKQALAKGLTPKCPLLINPGSEQVRYTAERDGLMDLFKQFGATVMTNACGPCIGRWDRAGADKKELNTIVHSFNRNFAKRADGNPNTHAFVASPLMAVIAALSGDIRFNPMTDTLVNNEGKAVKLDPPEQCELPPKGFEVKDAGYQAPAEDGSKITVTINPESKRLQALAPFAAWDGNDIAGALLLIKAKGKCTTDHISMAGPWLNYRGHLENISNNMLIGAVNAFNGETNKVLCQCGEYKEVPELAKIYKAKGTGSIVIGDENYGEGSSREHAAMEPRFLGVKAVIVKSFARIHETNLKKQGMLALTFKNAADYDKIQEQDVFDIVGLTKFAPGSEFTLVAHHKDGSVDNIALSHTYNEQQWAWFKAGSALNLIRANNK, via the coding sequence CCGTGCACTGCGACCACTTGATTATCGCCCGCGAAGGCGCCGAAAAGGACCTCCCCCGCGCCAAGGAAGAAAGCAAGGAGGTGTACGATTTCCTCCAGTCCGTGTCCGCCAAGTACGGCATTGACTGCTGGCTCCCGGGAGCAGGCATCATTCACCAGGTGGTGCTCGAAAACTACGCCTTCCCCGGTGGCATGATGATCGGTACCGACTCCCACACGGTGAACGCCGGCGGTCTCGGCATGCTCGCGATCGGCGTGGGCGGTGCTGACGCCGTGGACGCCATGGTCGGCCTCCCTTGGGAACTCAAGTACCCGAAGATGATCGGCGTGAAGCTCACGGGCAAGCTCCGTGGCTTTGCTACCGCAAAGGACATTATTCTGAAGCTCGCCGGTATCCTTACCGTGAAGGGCGGCACCAACGCCATTATCGAATACTTCGGCGAAGGCGCTCGTAGCCTCTCCGCTACCGGCAAGGCAACGATTGCCAACATGGGTGCCGAAGTTGGCGCTACCTGCTCCACCTTCAGCTACGACGACTCCATGAGCCGCTACCTCAAGGTCACCGGCCGCGCCGACGTAGCCGCCGCTGCAGACAAGATTGCAGAACACCTCAAGGCCGACCCCGAAGTCGAAGCCAATCCGGAAAAGTTCTTTGACCGCGTCGTGGAAATCAACCTCGACGAACTCGTGCCGCATTACAACGGCCCGTTCAGCCCGGACCGTGCCTTCGCCGTGACCGACATGGCTGAATCTATCAAGGCCACCGAAACGAAGGCCGAATCCACGCCGGTCGTAAGCGCCGCCCTCATCGGTTCTTGCACGAACTCCAGCTACGAAGACCTGTTCATGGCCGCCAACATGATCAAGCAGGCCCTCGCCAAGGGTCTTACCCCGAAGTGCCCGCTCCTCATCAACCCGGGTTCCGAACAGGTGCGCTACACCGCCGAACGCGACGGCCTCATGGACTTGTTCAAGCAGTTCGGTGCAACCGTCATGACCAACGCCTGCGGTCCTTGCATTGGCCGTTGGGACCGTGCCGGTGCCGACAAGAAGGAACTCAACACCATCGTTCACAGCTTTAACCGTAACTTCGCAAAGCGTGCCGACGGCAACCCGAACACCCACGCCTTCGTGGCTTCCCCGCTCATGGCCGTAATCGCCGCCCTCTCTGGCGACATCCGCTTCAACCCCATGACCGACACCCTGGTGAACAACGAGGGCAAGGCCGTGAAGCTGGACCCGCCGGAACAGTGCGAACTTCCGCCGAAGGGCTTTGAAGTGAAGGACGCCGGCTACCAGGCCCCGGCCGAAGACGGTTCCAAGATTACCGTGACTATCAACCCGGAAAGCAAGCGCCTCCAGGCTCTCGCACCGTTCGCTGCATGGGACGGCAATGACATCGCCGGCGCCCTGCTCCTCATCAAGGCCAAGGGCAAGTGCACCACCGACCATATCTCCATGGCCGGTCCGTGGCTCAACTACCGCGGTCACTTGGAAAACATTTCTAACAACATGCTCATCGGCGCCGTGAACGCCTTCAACGGCGAAACCAACAAGGTTCTCTGCCAGTGCGGCGAATACAAGGAAGTTCCGGAACTTGCCAAGATTTACAAGGCCAAGGGCACGGGCTCCATCGTGATCGGTGACGAAAACTACGGTGAAGGCTCCAGCCGCGAACACGCTGCCATGGAACCGCGCTTCCTCGGCGTGAAGGCCGTGATCGTGAAGAGCTTCGCCCGCATTCACGAAACGAACCTCAAGAAGCAGGGCATGCTCGCCCTCACCTTCAAGAACGCTGCCGACTACGACAAGATCCAGGAACAGGACGTGTTCGACATCGTGGGCCTCACCAAGTTCGCCCCGGGTTCCGAATTCACCCTCGTCGCCCACCACAAGGATGGCTCCGTGGACAACATCGCCCTGAGCCACACCTACAACGAACAGCAGTGGGCATGGTTCAAGGCAGGCTCCGCACTGAACCTGATCCGCGCCAACAACAAGTAA
- a CDS encoding U32 family peptidase has product MNSSTRPSPELLLPVGTREMLEAAVQNGADAVYFGVPHWNARGRTEDFSFDDVYDMIRYARLRGVRTFLAMNVLVFERELQNLPEFLEQVISLEPDAFIIQDIGLARLIRAIAPEQEIHASTQMTLASAEAVNLVKSIGFNRAVLARELSLKEIARIKEATPLELEVFIHGALCVSYSGQCLTSENFGGRSANRGQCAQSCRLPYRIFVDGKEYRDTDAQFLFSPHDLCALPKLNELEEIGVESLKVEGRLKSPEYVAAVAKAYRKALNRIPLESKDMEPLEVLFSRGLRSGWLDGDNHQELVDGTFSNHHGLFLGTVVKVERGQVILALDDTLVEGSNCIAGMGPRPGDGILFENAALGVSIGSRLYAAQEAHLPHTKRGDPKYMRLEFGREFDVRQIVVGMKVYRNDSPALEKELRKTFTDREQAKRIPVNMELSGRIGETLKLAVYDTPRNRVEVESDTVLEAARNSDGDAGRSNNAGKFNDAGKHNDAGNKLRDLAQKELSGLSATAYSLRNLDINVDRGAFVPGKILRTLRQKAIELLDSKRCEWKELAPSAIAGRALLNRVKFSNIKPEANSVAPVISVLIRSPEQIAALEGLDIDSVVMDFDWGVKYDEPLQQIRELGFKAGMATLRIHKPGENHYLKKILELAPDFALVRSLGALAILRESGIPLTGDYSLNAANSLSYDWLLSQGLATLHPSWDLNSTQLFDLLGDIDGSRMELTLHQYMPAFHSEYCAFARALTNGRRFPECGKICTQHKVEILDHKGERHFLQSDAECRNTLFVGKPQSALKLLPELRKSGVSHFRLEMLQEPPETVRKKALVYTQAIRGKISIEEAIRLAGVEEKYGLSEGQLFNESVWKDRKKA; this is encoded by the coding sequence ATGAATTCGAGTACGAGGCCATCTCCGGAACTTCTCTTGCCCGTAGGCACGCGAGAGATGCTCGAGGCCGCCGTCCAGAACGGCGCCGATGCCGTTTATTTCGGGGTTCCGCATTGGAACGCGCGCGGTCGAACGGAAGACTTTTCGTTCGACGATGTCTACGACATGATCCGCTACGCAAGGCTCCGCGGAGTGCGCACGTTCCTCGCGATGAACGTTCTCGTATTCGAACGCGAACTGCAGAACCTGCCGGAATTCCTGGAGCAGGTCATCTCGCTGGAACCGGATGCATTCATCATCCAGGATATCGGGCTTGCGCGCCTGATACGCGCCATCGCGCCCGAGCAGGAGATTCATGCGAGCACGCAGATGACGCTTGCTAGCGCGGAGGCCGTGAACTTGGTAAAATCTATCGGGTTCAACCGCGCGGTGCTCGCCCGCGAGCTTTCGCTCAAAGAAATTGCAAGAATCAAGGAAGCGACCCCGCTCGAGCTGGAAGTGTTCATTCACGGGGCGCTCTGCGTGAGTTATTCGGGACAGTGCCTCACCAGTGAAAACTTCGGCGGCCGGAGCGCGAACCGCGGGCAATGCGCCCAAAGTTGCAGGCTTCCCTACCGCATCTTCGTCGATGGCAAGGAATACCGCGATACAGATGCCCAGTTCCTGTTCAGCCCGCACGACTTGTGCGCGCTCCCGAAGCTAAACGAACTTGAAGAAATCGGCGTAGAATCGCTGAAGGTGGAAGGCCGTCTCAAGAGCCCGGAATACGTGGCGGCAGTCGCGAAGGCCTACCGCAAGGCGCTGAACCGCATCCCGCTCGAATCGAAGGACATGGAGCCGCTAGAAGTTCTGTTCAGCCGCGGCCTGCGTTCGGGATGGCTCGACGGAGACAACCACCAGGAACTCGTGGACGGAACGTTCAGCAACCATCACGGGCTTTTCCTCGGGACTGTCGTGAAGGTGGAACGCGGGCAGGTTATTCTCGCGCTGGACGACACGCTTGTCGAAGGTTCGAACTGCATCGCAGGCATGGGGCCGCGTCCGGGTGACGGCATCTTGTTCGAGAACGCCGCCCTCGGGGTGAGCATCGGCAGCCGCCTGTATGCCGCACAGGAAGCGCACCTTCCCCACACCAAGCGCGGCGACCCCAAGTATATGCGGCTTGAATTCGGGCGTGAATTCGACGTGCGTCAAATTGTCGTCGGCATGAAGGTCTACCGCAACGACTCGCCGGCGCTGGAAAAAGAACTGCGCAAGACATTCACCGATCGCGAGCAGGCGAAACGCATTCCCGTGAACATGGAACTATCGGGACGCATCGGTGAAACGCTCAAGCTCGCCGTCTACGATACGCCGCGCAACCGCGTCGAAGTGGAAAGCGACACGGTTCTGGAAGCCGCGAGAAACAGCGACGGGGATGCCGGCAGAAGCAATAACGCCGGCAAGTTCAACGACGCAGGAAAACATAACGATGCGGGCAACAAGCTCCGCGACCTTGCGCAGAAAGAACTTTCGGGCCTGAGCGCTACCGCATACAGCCTCAGGAACCTCGATATCAACGTCGACCGCGGAGCCTTCGTTCCGGGAAAAATCTTGCGTACGCTTCGCCAGAAGGCGATTGAACTGCTGGATTCAAAACGCTGCGAATGGAAGGAACTCGCCCCGAGCGCCATTGCGGGCCGCGCGCTTCTGAACCGCGTGAAATTTTCGAATATCAAGCCAGAAGCAAATAGCGTCGCCCCCGTCATCTCCGTGCTTATCCGCAGTCCCGAACAAATTGCCGCCCTCGAAGGCCTCGACATCGATAGTGTCGTCATGGATTTCGACTGGGGCGTCAAATACGACGAACCGCTCCAGCAGATTCGCGAACTCGGTTTCAAGGCGGGAATGGCGACGCTCCGCATCCACAAGCCTGGCGAAAACCACTACCTGAAAAAAATCCTGGAACTCGCCCCCGATTTCGCCCTTGTACGCAGCCTCGGGGCTCTTGCCATACTGCGCGAAAGCGGCATCCCGCTTACCGGCGACTACAGCCTGAACGCAGCGAACAGCCTGAGCTATGACTGGCTCCTGTCGCAGGGACTCGCGACGCTTCACCCCTCTTGGGACCTGAACAGCACGCAGCTATTCGACCTGCTGGGCGATATCGACGGCAGCCGCATGGAACTCACGCTGCACCAATACATGCCCGCGTTCCATTCCGAATATTGCGCGTTCGCCCGAGCCCTCACAAACGGCAGACGGTTCCCCGAATGCGGAAAAATCTGCACCCAGCACAAGGTCGAAATTCTGGACCACAAGGGAGAACGCCATTTTCTGCAAAGCGACGCGGAATGCCGCAACACGCTTTTCGTGGGCAAACCGCAATCCGCACTCAAGTTGTTGCCCGAACTGCGCAAATCGGGCGTTTCGCATTTCCGGCTCGAAATGCTCCAGGAACCGCCCGAAACCGTGCGCAAGAAGGCGCTTGTCTACACGCAGGCCATCCGCGGGAAGATTTCCATCGAAGAAGCCATCCGCCTTGCCGGAGTCGAAGAAAAATACGGCCTTTCCGAAGGCCAGCTTTTCAACGAAAGCGTGTGGAAGGATAGAAAAAAAGCCTAA
- a CDS encoding RidA family protein — translation MDIVKKVSELGLALPQCPAPLAAYVPAVRFGDTIVVSGQLPSVKGDFSAYTGTVPNELPAEKATEAARICLLNNIAAAMTQLQQGESLKLVQMQGFVQSAADFHEQPAVLNGASELAVQILGENGKHARTAVGVSALPKNAAVEISCTFQAIPEEVQFTGRMNWIEG, via the coding sequence ATGGATATCGTCAAGAAGGTTTCTGAACTGGGGCTCGCGCTCCCGCAATGCCCTGCACCGCTTGCGGCCTATGTTCCGGCCGTTCGCTTCGGCGACACCATCGTCGTATCGGGCCAGCTCCCGAGCGTCAAGGGCGATTTTTCGGCCTACACGGGAACCGTCCCCAATGAACTTCCGGCCGAGAAGGCCACGGAAGCCGCGCGCATCTGCCTTTTGAACAACATCGCCGCCGCCATGACGCAGCTCCAGCAAGGCGAATCGCTCAAGCTCGTGCAGATGCAGGGGTTCGTGCAGTCCGCCGCTGATTTCCATGAGCAGCCGGCCGTATTGAACGGGGCGAGCGAACTCGCAGTCCAGATTCTCGGGGAAAACGGCAAGCATGCCCGCACCGCCGTGGGCGTGAGCGCACTCCCGAAGAACGCCGCTGTCGAAATCAGCTGCACGTTCCAGGCCATACCCGAAGAAGTCCAGTTCACCGGAAGAATGAACTGGATCGAAGGCTAG
- the purF gene encoding amidophosphoribosyltransferase has protein sequence MLEELHEECGVIGIYNGDNVVRNVTMGLYALQHRGQESAGFAVTDGEKVRVRKSMGLVSTLLREHNVDELQGFAGIGHVRYSTTGASTLANAQPILVSCKWGQLAVAHNGNITNANELRAEMEADGHIFQTTSDSEILLHEIARTHADTLGEAIKKAITKFTGSFCLVFISKDTMYVARDGFGFRPLSIARMGKAWCVASETCAFDLLGANYVRDIQPGELLTITNNGLHSERFTHKERQAHCIFEYIYFSRPDSVIFEQSCDKVRRKMGKQLAKECPVDADIVISVPDSATTAALGYSQASGIRFEIGLLRNHYVGRTFIDPTQNVREQKVKLKFNPIVGVLKNKRVCVVEDSIVRGTTLKILSRMLRDAGALEVHIRIASPPVAHPCFFGMDFPSQGELAASSMTPEEIAKMLGVESLGYLSVEGMKECTGEGEHYCAACFDNDYPDYIGSDYHKTRCG, from the coding sequence ATGCTCGAAGAATTGCATGAAGAATGCGGCGTTATCGGAATCTATAACGGCGATAACGTTGTTCGTAATGTCACCATGGGTCTCTACGCACTTCAGCACCGCGGTCAGGAAAGCGCTGGCTTTGCGGTAACGGATGGCGAAAAAGTCCGCGTCCGTAAATCCATGGGTCTGGTTTCCACGCTTTTAAGAGAACACAACGTCGACGAGCTGCAAGGTTTTGCAGGCATCGGGCACGTGCGTTACAGCACCACGGGTGCAAGCACTCTTGCGAACGCGCAGCCGATTCTCGTGAGTTGCAAGTGGGGGCAGCTTGCTGTGGCCCACAACGGCAACATCACCAACGCGAACGAACTCCGCGCCGAGATGGAAGCTGACGGTCATATTTTCCAGACCACGTCCGATTCCGAAATCTTGCTCCACGAAATCGCGCGCACTCATGCGGATACTCTGGGCGAAGCCATCAAGAAGGCGATTACGAAATTTACCGGGAGTTTCTGCCTGGTCTTCATCAGCAAGGACACGATGTACGTCGCCCGCGACGGGTTCGGATTCCGCCCGCTTTCCATCGCCCGTATGGGGAAGGCCTGGTGCGTCGCGAGCGAAACCTGCGCTTTTGACCTGCTCGGCGCAAACTACGTGCGCGATATCCAGCCGGGAGAACTCCTGACCATCACGAACAACGGCCTGCATTCGGAACGCTTTACGCACAAGGAACGTCAGGCTCATTGCATTTTCGAATACATCTACTTCAGCCGCCCGGATTCTGTCATTTTTGAACAGAGCTGCGACAAGGTCCGCCGCAAGATGGGCAAGCAACTCGCAAAGGAATGCCCCGTCGATGCGGACATCGTGATTTCCGTGCCCGATAGCGCGACCACCGCGGCGCTCGGCTATTCGCAGGCCAGCGGCATCCGTTTTGAAATCGGCCTCTTGCGTAACCATTACGTGGGCCGTACCTTCATCGACCCCACGCAGAACGTGCGTGAGCAGAAGGTGAAGCTCAAGTTCAACCCCATCGTGGGCGTGCTCAAGAACAAGCGCGTGTGCGTCGTCGAAGATTCCATCGTGCGCGGCACTACGCTCAAGATCCTTTCCCGCATGCTCCGTGATGCGGGTGCGCTCGAAGTGCATATCCGTATCGCATCGCCTCCGGTCGCTCATCCCTGCTTCTTCGGGATGGATTTCCCGAGCCAGGGCGAACTTGCCGCAAGTTCGATGACTCCCGAAGAAATCGCCAAGATGCTCGGCGTCGAAAGCCTCGGCTACCTGAGCGTGGAAGGCATGAAGGAATGCACGGGCGAAGGCGAACACTACTGCGCCGCCTGTTTCGACAATGACTATCCGGATTACATCGGCAGCGATTACCACAAGACGCGCTGCGGGTAA
- a CDS encoding chloride channel protein yields the protein MLAHWFSQPILAIAALFLGAIVGALTAFFGQVLQRVNDIRDMHPVYWIPALALAGVVIVFTYKKVGKGTERGMGLVFDAAHGKEREIPLRLIPLIMAATWITHLFGGSSGREGVAMQIGGTLGHNISSKIPVENAPRILLISGMAAGFAGLFQTPMAAIAISLEILIAGHLALTALLPATVAAITAYKVSEMLGISRFTLDLNSFSPDWNLASLLYSESGLNVYFILKLAALGLIFGIVGGGFAKLLSLSRKFFALRFPNPVKRVAVMGAVLSVFMLLLWLGRYSGLGTNLVDMCFANPAALTAGDAGIYAYDWLFKLVLTIVTLSVGFQGGEVTPLFTIGATLGAVVATIVGVPLPLAAALGYAAVFGAATNTLFAPIFIGAEMFGFDTLPAFFIACTVAYLCNGGQCIYGQKKIRLR from the coding sequence ATGCTCGCCCACTGGTTCTCGCAGCCGATACTCGCCATTGCGGCTCTGTTCCTCGGTGCAATCGTCGGTGCACTTACCGCCTTCTTCGGGCAGGTGCTCCAGCGGGTGAACGACATCCGCGACATGCATCCGGTGTACTGGATTCCGGCCTTGGCGCTGGCGGGTGTCGTGATAGTATTCACGTACAAGAAGGTCGGCAAGGGCACGGAACGCGGCATGGGACTCGTGTTCGATGCCGCGCACGGCAAGGAACGTGAAATTCCCCTGCGCTTGATTCCGCTCATCATGGCAGCCACATGGATTACCCACCTGTTCGGCGGGAGCTCGGGGCGCGAGGGTGTCGCGATGCAAATCGGCGGCACGCTCGGGCACAACATCAGCTCGAAAATCCCGGTAGAAAACGCACCGCGCATCTTGCTCATTTCGGGCATGGCCGCGGGCTTCGCAGGCCTGTTCCAGACCCCGATGGCCGCCATCGCCATCTCGCTTGAAATCCTTATCGCGGGTCACCTGGCCCTTACGGCTCTGCTCCCCGCCACCGTAGCCGCCATCACGGCATACAAGGTTTCGGAAATGCTCGGGATTTCGCGCTTCACGCTCGACCTGAACAGTTTCTCGCCGGACTGGAATCTCGCGAGCCTTTTGTACAGCGAGTCCGGCCTAAACGTTTACTTTATCCTAAAACTCGCGGCCCTCGGGCTTATTTTCGGGATTGTCGGTGGCGGTTTCGCGAAACTCCTCTCGCTATCCAGAAAATTCTTCGCGCTCCGGTTCCCGAACCCCGTCAAGCGCGTCGCCGTCATGGGTGCCGTACTCAGCGTGTTCATGCTCCTGCTTTGGCTGGGCCGCTATTCCGGCCTCGGCACGAACCTGGTCGACATGTGCTTTGCCAACCCGGCAGCGCTTACCGCTGGCGATGCAGGCATCTATGCCTACGACTGGCTCTTTAAACTCGTGCTTACGATTGTCACGCTCTCGGTCGGCTTCCAGGGCGGTGAAGTCACCCCGCTGTTCACCATCGGGGCAACGCTCGGCGCAGTAGTTGCGACCATCGTAGGGGTCCCCCTCCCGCTTGCCGCAGCCCTCGGGTATGCCGCCGTCTTCGGCGCTGCCACGAACACGCTTTTCGCCCCCATCTTCATCGGGGCCGAAATGTTTGGGTTCGATACCCTGCCGGCTTTCTTTATCGCCTGTACAGTCGCCTACCTGTGCAACGGTGGCCAGTGCATTTACGGACAAAAGAAAATCCGCCTCCGCTAG